The Bernardetia sp. ABR2-2B DNA window TAAAAATAAGAAAGATTGACTACAAACGGTCTGCTCTACGAGACTGACCTATATCATATGCTAATTAAGTACAAAGCTAAAGGTATAGTTTTAATGACATTATGCTAAAAATTCAGTTTGTGTATTTTACTCTACTTCTAGTGTGTTCCATATTCCCCAAAAAACATCATTGCTATTTTCTTTTTTGGAATCTGTATTTGCAATAAAAATTCTACCTGCCTTTTTTTCTGAATCAAAATACATAAGTGCATTTGTACCTGGGTCGCCTCCTGTATGTCCAATGGCATTGTAAGCGAGTTCTTTATCTAAAAACAAACCAACATTAAAGTTTTCTTTTCCTTCAAAGTTTTCTTCTTTGAGTTGAGACTTAAAAAACTCTGCGTAATTATCTTTGTTTAGAAGTGTTCCGTTTCCTTCATATCCTTTTATTAAATCTATCAAGAATTTACTCAAATCGCTACTTGAAGTAATCAGTCCTCCATCTGGATAAGAAAGAATAGTATAATAAGGCAATTCTTTATCATCAAAATAAAGTTTGGAATAAGCAGAACTATCCACCTCTTCAAAGAGCCAACTGGTAGCACTCATTTCTAAAGGCTCAAAAACATGTTCTTTCGTAAACTCATGAAAAGGTTTTTTGGCAACTGATTCTATTACTAACGCACAAAGAGCTGCACCGACATTACTATACTCATAAATCTCGTTTGGTTTTCGGTTTGCATAAGTGGCTGTATCATAAAATTCATTTCCTTCTACTAAAATCTT harbors:
- a CDS encoding serine hydrolase domain-containing protein → MKLLPFIFSLIILLSSCQDKPNQTKETEQEKTPSKKTSLRPNINKELDSLHNLGVFNGFSATVVDTSGVLYNRGFGYADMKNQKKYTENTIINIASVSKVFIGISLLKAHEMNLLDLDAPINDYLPFEVINPNFPNEKITARHLATHTSSIIDTEMYMKTDYINRNDVVIDESLTEKYELYYQNPSKNWMPLSEYLEKILVEGNEFYDTATYANRKPNEIYEYSNVGAALCALVIESVAKKPFHEFTKEHVFEPLEMSATSWLFEEVDSSAYSKLYFDDKELPYYTILSYPDGGLITSSSDLSKFLIDLIKGYEGNGTLLNKDNYAEFFKSQLKEENFEGKENFNVGLFLDKELAYNAIGHTGGDPGTNALMYFDSEKKAGRIFIANTDSKKENSNDVFWGIWNTLEVE